The following are encoded in a window of Phaseolus vulgaris cultivar G19833 chromosome 3, P. vulgaris v2.0, whole genome shotgun sequence genomic DNA:
- the LOC137808725 gene encoding glycine-rich protein 5-like, with the protein MQVLLMENAAEGGSEAGCSGAGPGVGPDGPGAGGDEVFGPGACAGEGVGVGGAGAGADTGGGGVFTVGDGAGADVGGDGVADGGCVGGDGVADGGWVGAGAGACAKHAVAKSPIMTNTLTAL; encoded by the coding sequence ATGCAGGTCTTGCTTATGGAGAATGCTGCGGAGGGAGGCTCAGAAGCTGGTTGCTCTGGAGCTGGGCCTGGTGTTGGGCCTGACGGGCCTGGTGCAGGAGGGGACGAGGTGTTTGGGCCTGGGGCCTGTGCGGGAGAAGGAGTTGGTGTTGGTGGTGCTGGTGCAGGTGCAGACACCGGAGGAGGAGGCGTGTTTACGGTGGGTGATGGAGCAGGTGCTGACGTGGGTGGCGATGGGGTTGCTGACGGTGGTTGTGTGGGTGGTGATGGGGTTGCTGACGGTGGTTGGGTGGGTGCAGGTGCAGGGGCTTGTGCTAAGCATGCGGTGGCCAAAAGCCCTATCATGACAAACACTTTAACTGCGTTATAA
- the LOC137806002 gene encoding isoflavone 4'-O-methyltransferase-like — MVFTNNGNADRDKREMYKAQMHVHKHILNFLSCMALKYATELGIADAIHNHGKPITLSDLASLLNLHPSRIGVFRRFMRLLTHNQFFTKTENGEEEEEATYDLTLASEFLVRSNSFSLAHLVEVAFLPRVCNMWNSSKKLFEEDTELPLFESVTGERYWDFINNDCELLNVFQKAMAADSEIVKLGLQECKHVFEGLGSLVDVGGGTGAVSKLILQSFPHLKCTVLDQPQVVANLKTTQNLSFVGGDMFQSIPSADAVLLKLVLHDWNDELSIKILKKCKEAICGRGKEGKVIIIDIVIDEGGDDRELTELKLEYDLVMLSLFNGKEREKKEWEKLIYQAGFTTCKFSPLFGFKSLIEVYP, encoded by the exons atggttttcacCAACAATGGCAATGCAGATAGAGATAAGAGAGAAATGTACAAAGCTCAAATGCACGTGCACAAACATATTCTGAACTTCCTAAGCTGCATGGCTCTGAAGTATGCTACAGAGCTTGGCATAGCAGACGCAATCCACAACCATGGAAAACCCATCACTCTCTCCGACTTGGCCTCACTTCTCAATCTTCACCCTTCAAGAATCGGTGTTTTCCGCCGCTTCATGCGCCTCCTAACACACAACCAGTTCTTCACGAAAACAGAAAACggcgaagaagaagaagaagcaacgTACGATTTGACTCTTGCATCGGAGTTTCTAGTGAGAAGCAACTCATTCAGCTTGGCACATCTCGTTGAAGTGGCATTTCTACCAAGAGTGTGTAACATGTGGAACTCCTCCAAGAAACTGTTCGAAGAGGATACGGAACTTCCGCTGTTCGAGAGCGTAACCGGAGAGAGATACTGGGACTTCATCAACAATGATTGTGAGTTGCTGAATGTGTTTCAGAAGGCTATGGCTGCTGATTCTGAAATCGTAAAGCTGGGACTCCAAGAATGCAAGCACGTGTTTGAGGGGTTGGGTTCTCTTGTGGATGTGGGAGGTGGGACTGGTGCTGTTTCCAAGCTCATACTCCAATCCTTTCCTCACTTGAAATGCACCGTCTTGGACCAACCACAAGTGGTGGCTAACTTGAAAACAACCCAGAATCTGAGCTTTGTTGGTGGTGATATGTTCCAGTCCATCCCTTCTGCTGATGCAGTTTTACTCAAG TTGGTTCTGCATGATTGGAATGATGAACTCtccataaagatattgaagaagTGCAAAGAAGCTATTTGTGGGAGAGGAAAGGAGGGAAAGGTGATAATCATAGACATAGTAATTGATGAAGGAGGTGATGATAGAGAATTGACAGAGTTGAAGCTGGAGTATGACTTGGTGATGCTGTCTCTCTTCAatggaaaagaaagagaaaaaaaagaatggGAGAAACTCATATACCAAGCTGGCTTCACCACCTGCAAGTTTAGCCCACTATTTGGCTTCAAATCTCTCATTGAAGTTTATCCTTGA